The Rhodococcus sp. ABRD24 genome contains the following window.
GCTGCCGCCGGGGTCCGCCACGCGACCTCCGCGGCCTCCGATGTGTTCCCGTCCGCCAGCTGACCCTCCGGCAGTACCGCGACGAAGAAGCGAGTGTCGTAGCGCCTCCCCTCCTGCACCGGGGTGATCCAATTGGCCCACGGGCGCAGCAGATCCGCTCGCAGCACGAGATTCTCGCGAGCGAGGAAATCGGCGAACGACAACTCCCGCGACTCGAGTTGACGGCGCGCATCCGAGTACCCGGTGGTGTCGGCGACGACGGTATCGGCGGTGGGACCTGCAAGCAGCACGCCGCACTCCTCGAACGTCTCGCGGACCGCCGCGCACACCAGTGCCTTGGCCCGTGCCTCGTCGACGCCGAACCGCTCGGCCCACCACGAGACCGGCGGACCTGCCCAGCGAACGTCGGCCTCGCCGTCGGACTGGTCGACCCCGCCGCCGGGGAACACCGTCATCCCGCCCGCAAATGCCATGCCTGCCACCCGCCGGAGCAGGAATACCTCGACACCGGCCTCGCCGTCACGAACGAGCATGACGGTGGACGCATCCTTCGGCGCCGGTACGGCTGCTTTGTCCTGCTCGACGGTATCCGGCTCACGCGTAGTTCCCATACCCGGAACCTACGCGTCGAGCGACCGAGGCCGCATAGGCAGTCCCACTGGTGTCTGCACGGCCCGTTTACACGGCCGCAAGCCCGGCCGGGGTGTCAGGCCCGGTGCAGCCCGGGATGCCGGGTACGGCGCGCGAAGAACCGGCCGTCGACCCGGTCCAGGCTGATGGACTGGCTGAATGCCGCGCTGAGGTTCTCGGCGGTGATCACGTCGTCGAGCAGGCCCTGCGACACGACACGTCCCTCCGTGAGCAGCAGCGCGTGTGTGAAGCCGGGCGGGATCTCCTCGACGTGGTGCGTGATGAGGACGGTCGCGGGCGAATCCGGATCGGCGGCGAGGTCCCCGAGACGAGCGACCAGTTCCTCGCGGCCTCCGAGGTCGAGGCCGGCGGCGGGCTCGTCGAGCAGCAGAAGTTCGGGATCCGTCATCAGCGCACGGGCGATGAGGACGCGCTTGCGCTCCCCTTCGGACAGCGTGCCGTAGGTGCGGTTGGCGAGGTGCTCGGCGCCGAGGCTCTCGAGCGTCTCGACGGCCCGCTCGGTGTCCATGTCCTCGTAGCGCTCACGCCAGCGTCCGAGCACCGAGTAGCCCGCCGACACCACCAGGTCGCTCACGACCTCGTCGGCCGGAACCCGGTGCGCGAGCGCCGACGACGACAATCCGATCCGCGGACGCAGTTCGGTGATGTCGACCTGGCCGAACGTCTCGCCGAACAGGCGGGCGACGCCGGACGTCGGGTGTATCTCGGCGGCGGCCATGCGCAGCAGCGACGTCTTGCCCGCGCCGTTGGGGCCGAGTACGACCCACTTCTCGTCCAACTCCACTTTCCAGGAGACCGGGCCGACGAGGGTCGCTCCGCCACGGCGAATCAGGACGTCTTCGAAATCGATGAGGAGATCAGGATCTGGTTCCGACACAGCGACCATCCTCCCGTATCGCTTGCCAACCTCGCAGACCGGACCGGACGTGCGTGTCGGCCTGTGCTGTCAGCGGATCGGTGCGATCACCGTCATCGAGCCGGGTTCCACCTCGGTGAAGCCCGCGTCCCGCACCGCGATCGCGGTTCCGTTCGCGACCTCGGCGCACAGCGCCGCCCACCGCCGGGGATCGGCGTCTCGGACCGCACAGTGGAAGGAGTCGGCCGCCCACCGCCGGACCCGGTCGAGTGACATCGCACCCGCGAGCAGCATGGACGCATGCCCTACCTGGGCTGCGGCCTTCCCGACGGTCATCTCGAGGGATGCGTTGATCCACAATGTCGGAACCGCGGGGTCGGACGGGCCCGGCTCGTCGTGCTCGAGGTCGGTGCCGCCGATCTGCAGTTTCTTGATCCGCGGATCGAGGTCGCCGACCGGCCCGGGTACCAGGGCGCGGGCGCGGGCGCCGGCGATATCGACGGTGACGCCGTCCACGTCCTGTGCCGCGAGCCACTGGGCACCACGAGCCCGCCGCGCAACCTTGCGGATGCGGGCACCGGTCCATTCCCGGTAGGCCTGCTGCCACGGCCCGGGTTGGCCGTCCGCGTCCGGCCCGACGCGCTCGTCGAGGCACAGCGCGACGGTCGCCGACGCCGCCGCCGCGAGCAGGGCGCTGCGAGCAGGCGGATCAATCTTGGGGATGTGCAGCACCAGGGGCATCGCGAGCACCCGGGCGGGATCGGACGGGTCCGGCGCATGACCGTAGCCTGCGGCCAACACCGCGTGCCGGACCGCCAACCCGTCCGCCGTCACGGTCATGGGATCGGCACGCGCCGTACGACGCCATCCACCGCGTCCGCGGCCTCGACCTCGTCACGGGTGACACCGAGTACGAACAGCACCGCGTCGAGGAACGGGTGCGAGAGCGCCGTATCCGCGACCTCCCGCAGCGCGGGCTTGGCATTGAACGCCACGCCGAGCCCGGCAGCGTTGAGCATGTCGATGTCGTTGGCGCCGTCGCCGACCGCGACGGTCTGCTCCATGGGCACCCCGACCTCGGCGGCGAACTTCCGAAGCGCCGTGGCCTTGGCGGCGCGGTCGACAATCTCGCCGACCACTCGGCCGGTGAGCCGGCCGTCGACGATCTCGAGCGTGTTGGCTTGGACGAAGTCGAGTTCCAGCTCGTGCGCGAGACCCTCGATCACCTGGCGGAAGCCGCCGGAAACGACGCCACAGTGGTAGCCGAGGCGGCGCAGGGTCCGGATCGTGGTCCGGGCACCCGGTGTCAGCTGCAGCTCGGCGGCGACGTCATCGATAACGGATGCGTCGAGACCGGCGAGCGTGGCGACCCGCTGGTGCAGAGACTCGGCGAAGTCGATCTCGCCGCGCATCGCCGACTCGGTGACGGCGCGGACCTCGTCCTCCACTCCGGCTCGGGCCGCCAGCATCTCGATGACCTCGCCCTGTACAAGCGTCGAATCGACATCGAACACGATGAGGCGCTTGGCGCGCCTCGCCAGACCCGCGTGCTCGACCGCCACATCGACGTTCTCGCCGGCCGCGATCCCGGCGAGGCCGGTGCGCAGCTGCGCATCCGCGTCGGCACCGGTATTCGACGCCGTGACCATCAGCTCGAGCCCGGTGACCGGGTAGTCGGCGATGCCACGGATCGAGTCGATGTTGGCGCCCTGGCGGGCCAGCTCGCGGGACAGCGAGCGGAACGCGCGCGCACTGACAGGGCTGCCGAGCACGACCACGGCATGGGTGGACACATGCTGGCGGCCTGCCGGATCGGCACCGATCTCGACGTCGACATGCATGCCGACTGTGTCCATCGCCTCCTCGAGCTCCTCCTGGAGAGCCTCCGGATCGGTGGGACACACAACCAGAACACCGAGCGTGAGACGGCCGCGGATCACGACCTGTTCCACATCGAGCAGGCTCACGTCGTGACGAGACAACGCCGCGAAGAGCACCGACGTCACGCCGGGCCGGTCCGGACCTGTAACCGTCACCAGAACAGTGGCGTCTGACGCACCCACCCAGAACTCCGATCGTTCAACTCGAACTATGTGCAAATGAATACCGCCCCATTCTGCCAAGCCAGCGCTGGGACACGGGAAAGGCCCCGCCCGATCCCTCTGCATACAGGGTTCGGGTGGGGCCTTCCGATAGAGCTGGGACCGTTCGGTCCGCTAGGACTTGCTGTCTTCCAAGACCGCGGTGGCGTGCTTGCCGCCGTGGCCGATTCCGACGTGTGCCTCCTCGCGCATGCGCTCGACCATGTGCGGGTAGTGCAGCTCGAAGGCCGGACGCTCGCTGCGGATCCGGGGCAGCTCGGTGAAGTTGTGCCGCGGCGGCGGGCACGTGGTGGCCCATTCGAGCGAGTTGCCGTAGCCCCACGGGTCGTCGACCGTGACGACCTCACCGTAGCGGTAGCTCTTGAAGACGTTCCACAGGAACGGCAGCGTCGAAGCGCCCAGGATGAACGAGCCGATCGTGGAGATCGAGTTCAGCATGGTGAAGCCGTCGGACGGGAGGTAGTCGGCGTAACGGCGCGGCATGCCCTCCGCACCGAGCCAGTGCTGCACCAGGAAGGTGGCGTGGAAACCGAGGAAGGTCAACCAGAAGTGCCACTTGCCGAGTCGCTCGTCCAGCATGCGGCCGGTCATCTTCGGGAACCAGAAGTAGATGCCCGCGTAGGTGGCGAACACGATGGTGCCGAAGAGCACGTAGTGGAAGTGGGCGATCACGAAGTACGAGTCGGTGACGTGGAAGTCGATCGGCGGGCTCGCGAGCAGCACACCCGACAGACCACCGAAGAGGAAGGTCACCAGGAAGCCGACCGAGAAGAGCATCGGGGATTCGAACGTCAACTGGCCCTTCCACATCGTGCCGATCCAGTTGAAGAACTTCACGCCGGTCGGAACCGCGATGAGGAATGTCATGAACGAGAAGAACGGCAGCAGAACGGCGCCGGTGGCGTACATGTGGTGCGCCCACACCGCGATCGAGAGTGCCGCGATCGCCATGGTCGCGTAGACCAGGCCGCTGTAGCCGAAGATCGGCTTACGGGAGAACACCGGGAAGATCTCCGAGACGATGCCGAAGAACGGCAGCGCGATGATGTAGACCTCGGGGTGGCCGAAGAACCAGAACAGGTGCTGCCACAGCAGGACGCCACCGGTAGCGGGGTCGAAGATATGGCCACCGAGATGGCGATCCACCCACAGACCCATGAAGGCGGCGGTCAGCAGCGGGAACGCCAGCAGGATGAGGATGCTGGTGATCAGGATGTTCCAGGTGAAGATCGGCATCCGGAACATCGTCATACCGGGGGCGCGCAAGCACACCACCGTCGTGATCATGTTCACGCCGCCGAGGATGGTACCGAGGCCCGCGATCGCGAGGCCCATGATCCACAGATCTGCGCCGACGCCAGGCGAGTGCAGTGCGCTCGACAGCGGGGTGTAGGCGGTCCAACCGAAGTCGGCGGCACCACCGGGGGTGATGAAGCCGGCCGTGGTGATGATCGCGCCGAACAGGTACAGCCAGTAGCTGAACGCGTTCAGACGCGGGAACGCCACGTCGGGGGCACCGATCTGCAGCGGCAGGATGTAGTTCGCGAAACCGAACACCACCGGCGTCGCGTACAGCAGCAGCATGATCGTGCCGTGCATCGTGAACAGCTGGTTGAACTGCTCGTTCGACAGGAACTGCAGACCCGGGACGGCGAGTTCGCTACGCATCAGCAGCGCCATGAGGCCACCGATGAGGAAGAACGCGAACGACGTCACCAGGTACATGACACCGAGCACCTTGGGATCGGTGGTCGTGATCATTTTATAGATGAACGAGCCCTTAGGTCCCTGCCGCGGCGGGTATGGCCTCGCTGCTATCTCCGGGACTGGCTGGGGCGCTACGGCAGTCACTGATCCTCCTGAATGCGCGTCTGCCCCGGGCTGCGAGGCGAACGTTCTCTGGCTTGCGCTCTACGAATCGTAGACGGTGCCTTCAGACTCCGTGGACCGGGTCCTACTCACTGTCGTACTTGCCGCCCTCAGACCGGGTGTTCACAGCCCGCAACCTGGCCTTTGTCAGCACAACGGGGGCGCCTCCCCGGGAGCGTCGGCGTGTCGGCGGCGGGACCGAGCGGTGACCACCGGAACACCCGCGCACTCGACTACCACTCGCTGAACTGTAAGGATTCCCTCACCAGAACCTGCCCACGAACCCTGTCCTCATCTCCGCTCGCCCATCAGCTCGTCCACCGTCACAACGTCCCACCCCTCGGCAGCGTTCCCACGCTCCTTCGGGCACCTCCGCGGCGCCGGCGACATCACCACCCAGCAACCAACGGGTCATGGTTGTCGACAGCAACGACGACCTGGCGCAGACGTTCGGAGTCGACCCGCACAGCAGCTAACCTGAATCGGCCCGATCGCAGGATCTCGTCGAACAGGAAGTCGTCGAATTGTCCAGTGCCACGCTCGCCCGTCCAGTCCGCCGCGCCGCCACCGCCCTGATGGCGGCCACCGCGGTCCTCGCGGGACTCACCGCATGCGGTAGCACGACCGACGACGACGCAAGCACGATCGTGCGCACGACGACGCGAATCGCCGGCGCCGGCGTCGTGGGGATCGAGCGGGACACCCGCGCCGCATGTGCCACTCCGACACCCGCCGATCCAGGCGCACCGGACCCACAGCGGATTGTCGTACTGGACAGTGCAGCGATGGATTCGGTGTGCGCTCTGGGGCTGTGGGAGCGCGTCGTCGGCGCCGCCACCGGCTCCGGCGACACCCCACAGCCGTCGTACCTGGGCACCGGGATCTCGGAACTGCCGAGCATCGGGCCGGTCTCGAATCCGGACATGGCCCGAATCCGCGAGGCAGCACCCGAGCTCATCCTCGGGTCCGCCCCGGCGAGTCCGGAGCTGGCAGGTCAGCTCAATGCCGTCGCACCCACCGTCTTCACCGGCGGCGACCCGGTGTTCTGGAAGGCGCAGTTCCTCGCCTCCGGAAAGGCGATGGGGCGTGCCGTCGCGGCACAGCAGGCCCTAGACTCCTATCTCGCGGACGCAGCGCGGACCGGAACCGATATCGACGCGCGCCTGACGCAGGCGTCGGTCATCCTTTTCCGTTCGGATACGACAGCGATCGAGGGGCCGGGCAGCTTCTCCGGGCAGGTGCTCGCGGACGCCGGTGTGCAGCGTCCGCCATATCAGCGAATCGACGTCGCATCCAAGGACATCGACAACCTCGGTGACGCGGAGGGAGACCTGATCTACGTCAGCTTCGACGGATCGGACGGACTGACTCACGGCACCGAGGTAATGGAATCCGACGCTTGGCACGAACTCGGCGCTGTCACCGACAATCGGGTCTTCGCCGTCGAGGACGAGATCTGGAACGCCGGCAATGGCCTGGTCGCCGCTCGCGCGGTTCTCACCGATCTGAGGGCCACCCTCAACGGGTACGTCAACTAGGACCCTCGATGCCGATCCCCGAATTCGTTGCAGCACTGCGTGAACATGTCGGGCACGCTCCCCTGTGGCTGGCAGGCGTGAGTGCTGTAGTGCTCGACCGTGACAACCGCGTCCTGCTCACTCTGCGCGCGGACAACGGCCTGTGGGCAGTCGTGTCGGGCATCCTCGAACCCGATGAGGAACCGGGCCCAGCGGTACTGCGGGAGATTCGTGAGGAGACCGGGCTGGACGCGGAACTCGTACGAGTCACCAGTGTCGACACCGCCGGACCCATCACCTACGCGAACGGCGACATCGCGAGCTATCTCGACGTGTGCTTCCTTGCTCGCGCCGTCTCCGGTGAGGCGCACGTCGCCGACGACGAGAACCTCGAGGTTCGATGGTTCCCGCCCGACGAACTGCCGACTGACATGACCGAGTCGTCGCGCCGGCGGATCGACAAGGCGCTCGCCGGCCGCCCCGAGGCCTGGTTCCACGCCTGACGCCGTGCCGGACCCGACGAAATCCGGTCCAGACATTGCGAATCCCGCCCTCGCTGCGCCAATCTCTTCCGGTGACCACACCAGGATTCGACGCAGCAATACCCCCGGGGACCGTGCCGACACCGGATCACCCCCCGTCGAAACACGGCGAGGCCGACGATCCGCGATATCCATCGCCGCGTCAACTACGTCAGGTGATCGCCTTCGTCGTCGATCTCTTCCTGCACATCGCGGTCGGGGTCGTCGCGATGATCGTCTGCCTCGACATCCCGGCCGTCGCAGACTGGGCACCGCTCGCGCTGCCCATCGGGTGGATTCTCGCCTCGCTCCTGCAGCGCGTCGTGGCCCAGCGCATCTTCCACACGACGATCGGCAAGGCCCTGACCGGACTGTGCGTCATCCGCCCCTCCGACGGTCAGTGGCCGACGCTCGGGTACCTGCTGAAGTGGTGGCTGATCGGGGCGTTCGACGTCCTCAGCACCTTTTCGAACAGCACGTGGCTGGGCAGCTACGACAACTCGCCGTCCGCTGTCCGCCTCCGGGATGTCGTCGCCCTCCGATCCCTCCGAACCGATCTCTGAAACGCCGACGGCCGTGTGTCACATGCGTTCAGCGTGCACTGAACGCATGTGACACACGGCCACAGCGGGTGGGATGGAACTAGAAGTCCCAGTCCTCGTCCTCGGTGTTGACGGCCTTGCCGATGACGTAGCTCGAACCCGACCCGGAGAAGAAGTCGTGGTTCTCGTCCGCGTTCGGCGAGAGTGCCGAGAGGATCGCCGGGTTGACGTCCGTCTCGTCCTTCGGGAACAGGCCCTCGTAGCCGAGGTTCATCAGCGCCTTGTTGGCGTTGTAGCGCAGGAACTTCTTGACGTCCTCGGTGAGCCCGACCTCGTCGTACAGGTCCTGGGTGTACTCGACCTCGTTGTCGTACAGCTCGAACAGCAGCTCGAACGTGTAGTTCTTGAGCTCCTCGCGTTCGGCCTCGGTGATTTGCTCGAGTCCACGCTGGTACTTGTAGCCGATGTAGTAGCCGTGCACCGCTTCATCGCGGATGATCAGGCGAATCATGTCGGCCGTGTTGGTGAGCTTGGCCCGCGACGACCAGTACATCGGCAGGTAGAAACCTGAGTAGAACAGGAAGCTCTCGAGCAGCGTCGAGGCGACCTTGCGCTTGAGTGGATCCTCACCGCGGTAGTAGTCGAGCACGATCTGCGCCTTGCGCTGGAGGTTCGGGTTCTCCTCGGACCAGCGGAACGCATCGTCGATCTCGCGCGTGGTGCACAGCGTCGAGAAGATCTGCGAGTAGCTCTTCGCGTGCACGGACTCCATGAACGCAATGTTGGTGAGCACGGCCTCCTCGTGCGGGGTGACCGCATCGGGGATGAGGCTCACGGCGCCGACGGTGCCCTGGATGGTGTCCAGCAGTGTCAGGCCGGTGAACACGCGCATCGTGAGCTGCTGCTCGGTGGGGGTCAGCGTGGCCCACGACTGGATGTCGTTGGACACCGGCACCTTCTCCGGCAGCCAGAAGTTGCCGGTGAGGCGGTCCCACACCTCGGAGTCCTTCTCGTCGGGGACGCGGTTCCAGTTGATCGCCGAAACGCGGTCGATCAACTTGATGCGCGTGCCGTCGGCCGGAGAGTGCGCATGGGGAGCGGTGGTCATCGTTCTTCCCTCTTCGAGTTTCGGTGCGGGGCTTCGGAATTGACGATCACAACATGCATGAGACGCAACCCTCCACCTCAGTGCCCTCGAGTGCCATCTGGCGAAGACGGATGTAGTACAGCGTCTTGATGCCCTTACGCCACGCGTAGATCTGCGCGCGGTTGACGTCACGCGTGCTGGCGGTGTCCTTGAAGAACAGCGTCAGCGACAGGCCCTGGTCGACGTGCTGCGTCGCCGCAGCGTAGGTGTCGATGATCTTCTCGTACCCGATCTCGTACGCATCCTGGTAGTACTCCAGGTTGTCGTTCGTCAGGTACGGGGCCGGATAGTAGACGCGCCCGATCTTGCCTTCCTTGCGGATCTCGATCTTCGCGGCCACCGGGTGGATGGAGCTGGTGGAGTTGTTGATGTACGAGATCGAGCCGGTCGGCGGGACCGCCTGCAGGTTCTGGTTGTAGATGCCGTACTTCTGCACCGACGCCTTGAGCTCACGCCAGTCGTCCTGCGTCGGGATGTGCACGCCGGCGTCCGCGAACAGCGCGCGCACCCGGTCGGTGGCGGGCTCCCACACCCGGTCGGTGTACTTGTCGAAGTACTCGCCCGACGCGTACTTGGACTGCGGGAAGCCCTTGAAGTAGGTGCCGCGCTCCTTGGCGATCTCGTTCGACGCGCGGACCGCGTGGAACACGACCGTGTAGAAGTAGATGTTCGTGAAGTCGATGCCCTCTTCGGAGCCGTAGTGGATGCGCTCACGGGCGAGGTAGCCGTGCAGATTCATCTGCCCCAGGCCGATGGCGTGAGAGTCGTTGTTGCCCTGCTCGATCGACGGCACCGAGTAGATGTGCGTCTGATCCGACACCGCGGTGAGCGCACGAATCGAGGTCTCGATGGTCTTCGCGAAGTCGGGCGAGTCCATCGTCAGTGCAATGTTGAGCGAGCCCAGGTTGCACGAGATGTCCTTGCCGACATGGCTGTAGGACAGGTCGTCGTTGAATGTCGACGGCGTCGAGACCTGCAGGATCTCCGAGCACAGGTTCGAGTGCGTGATCTTGCCCTCGATGGGGTTCGCCCGGTTCACCGTGTCCTCGAACATGATGTACGGGTAACCCGACTCGAACTGCAGCTCCGCGAGGGTCTGGAAGAACTCGCGCGCCTTGATCTTCGACTTGCGGATCCGCTTGTCGTCGACCATCTCGTGGTACTTCTCGGTGACGTTGATGTCCGCGAACGGCACACCGTAGATGCGCTCGACGTCGTAC
Protein-coding sequences here:
- a CDS encoding NUDIX hydrolase is translated as MGTTREPDTVEQDKAAVPAPKDASTVMLVRDGEAGVEVFLLRRVAGMAFAGGMTVFPGGGVDQSDGEADVRWAGPPVSWWAERFGVDEARAKALVCAAVRETFEECGVLLAGPTADTVVADTTGYSDARRQLESRELSFADFLARENLVLRADLLRPWANWITPVQEGRRYDTRFFVAVLPEGQLADGNTSEAAEVAWRTPAAAVEDWRERRSVLLPPTWSQLDALGGFDGVDAILAAEPEISPILPDLSFVDGKPRVAFPGDEGYYDTGALPWGADQ
- a CDS encoding ABC transporter ATP-binding protein, which gives rise to MVAVSEPDPDLLIDFEDVLIRRGGATLVGPVSWKVELDEKWVVLGPNGAGKTSLLRMAAAEIHPTSGVARLFGETFGQVDITELRPRIGLSSSALAHRVPADEVVSDLVVSAGYSVLGRWRERYEDMDTERAVETLESLGAEHLANRTYGTLSEGERKRVLIARALMTDPELLLLDEPAAGLDLGGREELVARLGDLAADPDSPATVLITHHVEEIPPGFTHALLLTEGRVVSQGLLDDVITAENLSAAFSQSISLDRVDGRFFARRTRHPGLHRA
- a CDS encoding peptidyl-tRNA hydrolase; translated protein: MTVTADGLAVRHAVLAAGYGHAPDPSDPARVLAMPLVLHIPKIDPPARSALLAAAASATVALCLDERVGPDADGQPGPWQQAYREWTGARIRKVARRARGAQWLAAQDVDGVTVDIAGARARALVPGPVGDLDPRIKKLQIGGTDLEHDEPGPSDPAVPTLWINASLEMTVGKAAAQVGHASMLLAGAMSLDRVRRWAADSFHCAVRDADPRRWAALCAEVANGTAIAVRDAGFTEVEPGSMTVIAPIR
- the serB gene encoding phosphoserine phosphatase SerB gives rise to the protein MGASDATVLVTVTGPDRPGVTSVLFAALSRHDVSLLDVEQVVIRGRLTLGVLVVCPTDPEALQEELEEAMDTVGMHVDVEIGADPAGRQHVSTHAVVVLGSPVSARAFRSLSRELARQGANIDSIRGIADYPVTGLELMVTASNTGADADAQLRTGLAGIAAGENVDVAVEHAGLARRAKRLIVFDVDSTLVQGEVIEMLAARAGVEDEVRAVTESAMRGEIDFAESLHQRVATLAGLDASVIDDVAAELQLTPGARTTIRTLRRLGYHCGVVSGGFRQVIEGLAHELELDFVQANTLEIVDGRLTGRVVGEIVDRAAKATALRKFAAEVGVPMEQTVAVGDGANDIDMLNAAGLGVAFNAKPALREVADTALSHPFLDAVLFVLGVTRDEVEAADAVDGVVRRVPIP
- the ctaD gene encoding cytochrome c oxidase subunit I; amino-acid sequence: MTAVAPQPVPEIAARPYPPRQGPKGSFIYKMITTTDPKVLGVMYLVTSFAFFLIGGLMALLMRSELAVPGLQFLSNEQFNQLFTMHGTIMLLLYATPVVFGFANYILPLQIGAPDVAFPRLNAFSYWLYLFGAIITTAGFITPGGAADFGWTAYTPLSSALHSPGVGADLWIMGLAIAGLGTILGGVNMITTVVCLRAPGMTMFRMPIFTWNILITSILILLAFPLLTAAFMGLWVDRHLGGHIFDPATGGVLLWQHLFWFFGHPEVYIIALPFFGIVSEIFPVFSRKPIFGYSGLVYATMAIAALSIAVWAHHMYATGAVLLPFFSFMTFLIAVPTGVKFFNWIGTMWKGQLTFESPMLFSVGFLVTFLFGGLSGVLLASPPIDFHVTDSYFVIAHFHYVLFGTIVFATYAGIYFWFPKMTGRMLDERLGKWHFWLTFLGFHATFLVQHWLGAEGMPRRYADYLPSDGFTMLNSISTIGSFILGASTLPFLWNVFKSYRYGEVVTVDDPWGYGNSLEWATTCPPPRHNFTELPRIRSERPAFELHYPHMVERMREEAHVGIGHGGKHATAVLEDSKS
- a CDS encoding ABC transporter substrate-binding protein, whose product is MAATAVLAGLTACGSTTDDDASTIVRTTTRIAGAGVVGIERDTRAACATPTPADPGAPDPQRIVVLDSAAMDSVCALGLWERVVGAATGSGDTPQPSYLGTGISELPSIGPVSNPDMARIREAAPELILGSAPASPELAGQLNAVAPTVFTGGDPVFWKAQFLASGKAMGRAVAAQQALDSYLADAARTGTDIDARLTQASVILFRSDTTAIEGPGSFSGQVLADAGVQRPPYQRIDVASKDIDNLGDAEGDLIYVSFDGSDGLTHGTEVMESDAWHELGAVTDNRVFAVEDEIWNAGNGLVAARAVLTDLRATLNGYVN
- a CDS encoding NUDIX domain-containing protein translates to MPIPEFVAALREHVGHAPLWLAGVSAVVLDRDNRVLLTLRADNGLWAVVSGILEPDEEPGPAVLREIREETGLDAELVRVTSVDTAGPITYANGDIASYLDVCFLARAVSGEAHVADDENLEVRWFPPDELPTDMTESSRRRIDKALAGRPEAWFHA
- a CDS encoding RDD family protein encodes the protein MTTPGFDAAIPPGTVPTPDHPPSKHGEADDPRYPSPRQLRQVIAFVVDLFLHIAVGVVAMIVCLDIPAVADWAPLALPIGWILASLLQRVVAQRIFHTTIGKALTGLCVIRPSDGQWPTLGYLLKWWLIGAFDVLSTFSNSTWLGSYDNSPSAVRLRDVVALRSLRTDL
- the nrdF gene encoding class 1b ribonucleoside-diphosphate reductase subunit beta encodes the protein MTTAPHAHSPADGTRIKLIDRVSAINWNRVPDEKDSEVWDRLTGNFWLPEKVPVSNDIQSWATLTPTEQQLTMRVFTGLTLLDTIQGTVGAVSLIPDAVTPHEEAVLTNIAFMESVHAKSYSQIFSTLCTTREIDDAFRWSEENPNLQRKAQIVLDYYRGEDPLKRKVASTLLESFLFYSGFYLPMYWSSRAKLTNTADMIRLIIRDEAVHGYYIGYKYQRGLEQITEAEREELKNYTFELLFELYDNEVEYTQDLYDEVGLTEDVKKFLRYNANKALMNLGYEGLFPKDETDVNPAILSALSPNADENHDFFSGSGSSYVIGKAVNTEDEDWDF
- the nrdE gene encoding class 1b ribonucleoside-diphosphate reductase subunit alpha; protein product: MAPTITDSAPAGSVERAAARPDASAGELDYHALNAMLNLYGPNGEIQFEKDREAANQYFLQHVNQNTVFFHNLDEKLDYLVKENYYEPEVLDQYSRTFVKSLIDRAYAKKFRFPTFLGAFKYYTSYTLKTFDGKRYLERFEDRVCMVALTLAAGDETLATQLVDEIIAGRFQPATPTFLNSGKKQRGEPVSCFLLRIEDNMESIGRSINSALQLSKRGGGVALLLTNVREHGAPIKKIENQSSGVIPIMKLLEDSFSYANQLGARQGAGAVYLHAHHPDIYRFLDTKRENADEKIRIKTLSLGVVIPDITFELAKKNEDMYLFSPYDVERIYGVPFADINVTEKYHEMVDDKRIRKSKIKAREFFQTLAELQFESGYPYIMFEDTVNRANPIEGKITHSNLCSEILQVSTPSTFNDDLSYSHVGKDISCNLGSLNIALTMDSPDFAKTIETSIRALTAVSDQTHIYSVPSIEQGNNDSHAIGLGQMNLHGYLARERIHYGSEEGIDFTNIYFYTVVFHAVRASNEIAKERGTYFKGFPQSKYASGEYFDKYTDRVWEPATDRVRALFADAGVHIPTQDDWRELKASVQKYGIYNQNLQAVPPTGSISYINNSTSSIHPVAAKIEIRKEGKIGRVYYPAPYLTNDNLEYYQDAYEIGYEKIIDTYAAATQHVDQGLSLTLFFKDTASTRDVNRAQIYAWRKGIKTLYYIRLRQMALEGTEVEGCVSCML